In Nicotiana tabacum cultivar K326 chromosome 17, ASM71507v2, whole genome shotgun sequence, one DNA window encodes the following:
- the LOC107821610 gene encoding DNA replication ATP-dependent helicase/nuclease JHS1 isoform X2, with protein MAPKKRTSSGSTKKSSNQSQNLQHQQQSQPSKFGIQHFFERHTQNVLSQKSKPLLVPHNSNSNSFQIPQENSSVSVPETSRNDGLNLKKCDKDSAVSRDKGYKNVNKSDHIDVTERFKDRGVGDGKNKEKRVTLKMNDSGGPSQSTPTENLVTAGSGKEKNQAEITPELCKSVSVKRLKFSPGMLIKQSQDDGGDEVSWRISPVNERLHAVSKQLPEMVKVLADSSRFNSLSIQECSLKKTSPGTERKFEKRLCSPPLKALDKSLVSSNRASLRNRNTDHVMDLWETNGNLSCQSKAEVTNSQSPFQTPPSLTYGSDKPANVVNNNEFSDQLGSRQHKKALIELLDQVEDVISVEPKSKEKVAHSHDEPAKPASIVLEDVISVVPKYEEKVASHSHEEPAAIVLEDVINVEPKCEEKVASRSHDEPAKPAAILQKSAESFCARDQRKESTIYFLVLEVSEKHGQVETSGQQYSFKVLRILNEQSGEERVLHLRDEWCYSVVAPGDTIHVIGEFDSEGKCEINREKNFLIVHPDVLVSGTRVASSFSCSRRAVLDERLKSGEYSAAALIGTLLHQMFQAGLIRESPTQEFLEDYARIVLQKSLESLYACGVDENDTHKTLIEAIPKLLNWIRSFQYSEVSEGPSIDFGSEDGVKKIKVLDIEEMAWAPKYGLKGMIDASLRVNVKFNTSKHNEMIMPLEFKTGKATNGLTAMEHNAQVMLYTLLMSERYSQHIGHGLLYYLHTDHTQGITVRRSDLVGLIMRRNELANDLLKTTITQQLPPMLQSPNMCRGCRHLNVCTVYHKAYGGTTEGSGLGGVFDSLVSHLTIAHTNFLQKWDQLIDLEAKEVEVVKKEIWCSQSSKNDFYASYLSSLVLDTSERTTPTNFCKGNQFTYHFVHRDWTSLGTHQQDGDALNSYNFPMKKFESSLRNGDYVVLSTEPGGILIATGVVVDMSCSRISVSLSKRLRLPGSSRTSQAQDLHQQLWRIHKDEFMGSFAIMRFNLIQLFLQNEQSSHLRKMIVDLEVPRFDSGCQFSQDPAISYIWSEKNLNDDQRRAILKILTAKDYALILGMPGTGKTSAMVYAVKALLMRGSSILLTSYTNSAVDNLLLKLKAQGIDFIRIGRYEVVHEEVRENCLSMMDAHGLEEIKQRIDQSKVVAVTCLGITSPLLSNKRFDVCIMDEAGQTTLPVSLGPLTFASKFVLVGDHYQLPPLVQSAEARENGMAVSLFCRLSEAHPQAICALQSQYRMCAAIMALSNALIYGNRLRCGSSQVENAKIKYTTLPSGPAWMKEAMNPDRPVVFINTDLLLAFETNDRKAVNNPMEANIIAEIVRRLLSRGILEEDIGIITPYNSQVDLIRQSVSTSVEIHTIDKYQGRDKDCILLSFVRSSENPRNYVSSLLGDWHRINVALTRAKKKLIMVGSCITLSNVPLLKLLIEKVEEQGGILTVSKKDIAHKPELKRCSNLR; from the exons ATGGCTCCAAAGAAAAGAACAAGTTCAGGATCAACGAAGAAATCAAGCAATCAAAGCCAGAACCTTCAGCATCAGCAGCAATCTCAGCCGTCCAAATTCGGGATCCAGCATTTCTTTGAACGCCACACCCAAAATGTCCTCTCTCAGAAATCCAAACCCCTCCTCGTTCCCCACAACTCCAATTCCAACTCATttcaaatccctcaagaaaattccAGTGTCTCAGTACCAGAAACTTCTAGAAATGATGGATTGAATTTGAAAAAGTGTGACAAGGATAGTGCGGTGTCTCGAGATAAAGGTTATAAAAATGTAAATAAATCGGATCATATTGATGTAACAGAGAGATTTAAGGATAGGGGAGTTGGGGATGgtaaaaacaaggaaaaaagagttACTTTGAAAATGAATGACTCGGGTGGTCCGTCTCAGAGTACACCTACGGAGAATCTGGTAACTGCAGGTTCAGGGAAGGAGAAAAATCAAGCAGAAATAACGCCTGAGTTATGCAAGTCCGTGTCTGTGAAGCGCTTAAAGTTTTCTCCAGGAATG CTGATCAAGCAAAGCCAGGATGATGGAGGTGATGAAGTATCATGGAGAATATCTCCAGTGAATGAACGACTTCATGCCGTGTCCAAACAACTACCAGAGATGGTAAAAGTGTTGGCGGATTCATCACGCTTCAACTCCTTAAGTATTCAAGAATGTTCGCTGAAAAAG ACGTCTCCCGGGACAGAAAGAAAGTTTGAGAAGCGGCTTTGTTCACCTCCACTGAAGGCGCTTGATAAATCATTAGTAAGCTCAAATAGGGCTAGCTTGAGAAACAGAAACACCGATCATGTAATGGATCTGTGGGAAACCAATGGAAACTTAAGCTGCCAGAGCAAAGCTGAAGTAACTAACAGTCAGAGTCCTTTTCAGACTCCACCATCTTTGACATACGGCAGCGATAAG CCTGCCAATGTGGTCAATAATAATGAATTCTCTGATCAGCTTGGTTCAAGGCAACACAAAAAG GCATTGATTGAGCTTTTAGACCAAGTAGAAGATGTAATTTCGGTTGAACCAAAATCTAAAGAGAAAGTTGCCCATAGTCATGATGAACCAGCTAAGCCAGCTTCCATTGTACTAGAAGATGTAATTTCTGTTGTACCAAAATATGAGGAGAAAGTTGCATCCCATAGTCATGAAGAGCCAGCTGCCATTGTGCTAGAAGATGTCATTAATGTTGAACCAAAATGTGAGGAGAAAGTTGCATCCCGTAGTCATGATGAACCAGCTAAGCCAGCTGCCATTTTGCAGAAATCGGCAGAAAGTTTTTGTGCACGTGACCAAAGGAAAGAGTCAACTATCTATTTTCTTGTATTGGAG GTTTCTGAGAAGCATGGACAAGTTGAAACATCTGGACAGCAGTATTCCTTCAAG GTTTTGCGTATACTGAATGAACAAAGTGGAGAAGAGCGGGTTTTGCATTTGAGGGATGAGTG GTGCTATAGTGTTGTTGCACCAGGAGATACTATTCATGTCATTGGTGAGTTTGACAGCGAAGGAAAATGTGAAATAAACCGCGAGAAGAATTTTCTCATTGTTCATCCAGATGTTTTAGTCTCTGGAACAAGG GTTGCTTCCAGTTTCAGTTGCTCAAGGCGAGCTGTGCTGGATGAGAGGTTAAAATCTGGCGAGTATTCAGCTGCAGCATTGATTGGTACATTATTGCATCAGATGTTTCAG GCTGGGCTGATCAGAGAGTCCCCTACACAAGAATTCTTGGAGGATTATGCAAGGATAGTGCTCCAGAAAAGTCTTGAGAGCCTATATGCATGTGGAG TTGATGAAAATGATACTCACAAGACATTGATTGAGGCAATTCCAAAACTGCTGAATTGGATACGTTCCTTCCAATATTCAGAG GTTTCAGAAGGCCCAAGTATTGATTTTGGAAGTGAAGACGGAGTTAAGAAGATTAAA GTACTTGATATTGAAGAAATGGCATGGGCCCCAAAATATGGGTTGAAAGGCATGATTGATGCATCCTTGCGAGTAAATGTAAAATTCAACACCAGTAAACATAATGAGATGATTATGCCTCTCGAATTTAAAACTGGGAAGGCAACAAATGGACTG ACAGCTATGGAACATAATGCTCAAGTGATGCTGTATACCCTTCTAATGTCAGAAAG aTACTCGCAGCATATTGGACATGGTCTCCTGTATTATCTGCACACAGATCATACGCAG GGAATTACTGTTCGAAGATCTGACTTGGTTGGCCTAATAATGCGCCGTAATGAACTTGCAAATGATCTTCTCAAGACCACTATAACTCAACAACTGCCACCAATGTTACAG AGTCCAAATATGTGCAGAGGCTGTCGACACCTCAATGTCTGTACTGTTTATCATAAG gcaTATGGTGGCACCACAGAAGGTAGCGGTTTGGGCGGTGTGTTTGATTCACTTGTTAGCCATCTAACAATTGCACAtactaattttcttcaaaaatggGATCAGTTGATTGACTTGGAGGCTAAAGAAGTTGAG GTTGTAAAGAAAGAAATTTGGTGTTCACAAAGTTCAAAGAATGACTTTTACGCTTCTTACTTATCTTCTCTTGTCCTTGATACATCAGAACGAACCACACCAACAAACTTTTGCAAAGGAAatcaatttacttatcactttgtACATCGAGATTGGACTTCCTTGGGCACTCATCAACAGGATGGAGATGCTCTTAATAGTTATAATTTTCCCATGAAAAAGTTTGAATCCTCACTTAGGAATGGGGATTATGTG GTATTGAGCACTGAACCTGGTGGTATACTAATAGCTACTGGAGTTGTTGTAGATATGAGTTGCTCTCGCATCTCG GTATCTCTTTCCAAACGCTTAAGGCTTCCAGGTAGCAGCCGGACTTCACAGGCACAAGATCTTCATCAGCAGTTGTGGCGAATTCATAAAGATGAATTTATGGGTTCATTTGCAATTAtgag ATTCAACCTCATACAACTATTTCTGCAAAATGAGCAGAGTTCTCATCTGAGGAAGATGATAGTTGATCTGGAG GTGCCTAGGTTTGATAGTGGATGCCAATTTAGTCAAGACCCTGCCATCTCATACATTTGGTCAGAGAAAAACTTGAATGACGATCAGCGCCGAGCCATACTTAAG ATACTTACGGCAAAGGATTATGCGCTGATACTAGGAATGCCAGGGACAGGCAAAACATCCGCTATGGTCTATGCTGTGAAGGCGCTGTTGATGAGAGGTTCATCCATTTTGCTTACCTCCTATACAAACTCAGCTGTTGATAATCTGCTTCTCAAACTGAAGGCTCAG GGTATAGATTTTATTCGCATTGGAAGATATGAGGTTGTACACGAGGAAGTTCGAGAGAATTGCTTATCAA TGATGGACGCTCATGGTCTTGAAGAGATAAAGCAAAGGATAGATCAAAGCAAAGTTGTTGCTGTTACGTGTTTGGGGATAACTAGCCCATTGCTTTCAAACAAGAGATTTGATGTGTGTATCATGGATGAAGCCGGACAAACTACGTTGCCG GTATCATTGGGACCATTGACATTTGCATCAAAATTTGTTCTAGTTGGGGATCATTATCAATTACCACCACTCGTCCAG AGTGCAGAGGCTAGAGAAAATGGAATGGCAGTAAGCCTGTTCTGCAGACTCTCAGAAGCTCATCCCCAAGCAATTTGTGCTTTGCAAAGCCAG TACCGCATGTGTGCAGCCATAATGGCATTATCAAATGCCTTGATATATGGTAACAGATTGCGATGTGGTTCTTCTCAAGtagaaaatgccaaaatcaagTACACAACATTGCCATCTGGACCTGCGTGGATGAAGGAG GCTATGAATCCAGACAGACCTGTCGTCTTTATAAACACAG ATTTGTTGCTTGCATTTGAAACAAATGACCGTAAAGCCGTAAATAACCCAATGGAAGCAAATATCATTGCTGAG ATCGTGCGTAGGTTGTTGAGCAGAGGTATATTGGAGGAAGATATAGGCATCATTACACCCTACAACTCTCAGGTAGATCTTATCCGGCAATCTGTTTCCACATCAGTGGAGATACATACCATTGATAAATACCAG GGAAGGGATAAAGATTGCATTCTGCTATCCTTTGTAAGGTCAAGTGAAAATCCAAGAAACTATGTTTCTTCATTGCTTGGAGACTGGCACAGGATTAACGTGGCTCTTACACGTGCTAAG AAGAAGTTGATAATGGTAGGTTCATGCATTACACTATCAAACGTGCCTCTGCTAAAACTTCTCATAGAAAAGGTGGAAGAGCAAGGTGGCATTTTGACCGTCTCCAAGAAGGATATTGCTCATAAGCCGGAATTGAAGAGATGCTCCAACCTGAGATGA
- the LOC107821610 gene encoding DNA replication ATP-dependent helicase/nuclease JHS1 isoform X5, whose protein sequence is MFAEKERKFEKRLCSPPLKALDKSLVSSNRASLRNRNTDHVMDLWETNGNLSCQSKAEVTNSQSPFQTPPSLTYGSDKPANVVNNNEFSDQLGSRQHKKALIELLDQVEDVISVEPKSKEKVAHSHDEPAKPASIVLEDVISVVPKYEEKVASHSHEEPAAIVLEDVINVEPKCEEKVASRSHDEPAKPAAILQKSAESFCARDQRKESTIYFLVLEVSEKHGQVETSGQQYSFKVLRILNEQSGEERVLHLRDEWCYSVVAPGDTIHVIGEFDSEGKCEINREKNFLIVHPDVLVSGTRVASSFSCSRRAVLDERLKSGEYSAAALIGTLLHQMFQAGLIRESPTQEFLEDYARIVLQKSLESLYACGVDENDTHKTLIEAIPKLLNWIRSFQYSEVSEGPSIDFGSEDGVKKIKVCEVLDIEEMAWAPKYGLKGMIDASLRVNVKFNTSKHNEMIMPLEFKTGKATNGLTAMEHNAQVMLYTLLMSERYSQHIGHGLLYYLHTDHTQGITVRRSDLVGLIMRRNELANDLLKTTITQQLPPMLQSPNMCRGCRHLNVCTVYHKAYGGTTEGSGLGGVFDSLVSHLTIAHTNFLQKWDQLIDLEAKEVEVVKKEIWCSQSSKNDFYASYLSSLVLDTSERTTPTNFCKGNQFTYHFVHRDWTSLGTHQQDGDALNSYNFPMKKFESSLRNGDYVVLSTEPGGILIATGVVVDMSCSRISVSLSKRLRLPGSSRTSQAQDLHQQLWRIHKDEFMGSFAIMRFNLIQLFLQNEQSSHLRKMIVDLEVPRFDSGCQFSQDPAISYIWSEKNLNDDQRRAILKILTAKDYALILGMPGTGKTSAMVYAVKALLMRGSSILLTSYTNSAVDNLLLKLKAQGIDFIRIGRYEVVHEEVRENCLSMMDAHGLEEIKQRIDQSKVVAVTCLGITSPLLSNKRFDVCIMDEAGQTTLPVSLGPLTFASKFVLVGDHYQLPPLVQSAEARENGMAVSLFCRLSEAHPQAICALQSQYRMCAAIMALSNALIYGNRLRCGSSQVENAKIKYTTLPSGPAWMKEAMNPDRPVVFINTDLLLAFETNDRKAVNNPMEANIIAEIVRRLLSRGILEEDIGIITPYNSQVDLIRQSVSTSVEIHTIDKYQGRDKDCILLSFVRSSENPRNYVSSLLGDWHRINVALTRAKKKLIMVGSCITLSNVPLLKLLIEKVEEQGGILTVSKKDIAHKPELKRCSNLR, encoded by the exons ATGTTCGCTGAAAAAG AAAGAAAGTTTGAGAAGCGGCTTTGTTCACCTCCACTGAAGGCGCTTGATAAATCATTAGTAAGCTCAAATAGGGCTAGCTTGAGAAACAGAAACACCGATCATGTAATGGATCTGTGGGAAACCAATGGAAACTTAAGCTGCCAGAGCAAAGCTGAAGTAACTAACAGTCAGAGTCCTTTTCAGACTCCACCATCTTTGACATACGGCAGCGATAAG CCTGCCAATGTGGTCAATAATAATGAATTCTCTGATCAGCTTGGTTCAAGGCAACACAAAAAG GCATTGATTGAGCTTTTAGACCAAGTAGAAGATGTAATTTCGGTTGAACCAAAATCTAAAGAGAAAGTTGCCCATAGTCATGATGAACCAGCTAAGCCAGCTTCCATTGTACTAGAAGATGTAATTTCTGTTGTACCAAAATATGAGGAGAAAGTTGCATCCCATAGTCATGAAGAGCCAGCTGCCATTGTGCTAGAAGATGTCATTAATGTTGAACCAAAATGTGAGGAGAAAGTTGCATCCCGTAGTCATGATGAACCAGCTAAGCCAGCTGCCATTTTGCAGAAATCGGCAGAAAGTTTTTGTGCACGTGACCAAAGGAAAGAGTCAACTATCTATTTTCTTGTATTGGAG GTTTCTGAGAAGCATGGACAAGTTGAAACATCTGGACAGCAGTATTCCTTCAAG GTTTTGCGTATACTGAATGAACAAAGTGGAGAAGAGCGGGTTTTGCATTTGAGGGATGAGTG GTGCTATAGTGTTGTTGCACCAGGAGATACTATTCATGTCATTGGTGAGTTTGACAGCGAAGGAAAATGTGAAATAAACCGCGAGAAGAATTTTCTCATTGTTCATCCAGATGTTTTAGTCTCTGGAACAAGG GTTGCTTCCAGTTTCAGTTGCTCAAGGCGAGCTGTGCTGGATGAGAGGTTAAAATCTGGCGAGTATTCAGCTGCAGCATTGATTGGTACATTATTGCATCAGATGTTTCAG GCTGGGCTGATCAGAGAGTCCCCTACACAAGAATTCTTGGAGGATTATGCAAGGATAGTGCTCCAGAAAAGTCTTGAGAGCCTATATGCATGTGGAG TTGATGAAAATGATACTCACAAGACATTGATTGAGGCAATTCCAAAACTGCTGAATTGGATACGTTCCTTCCAATATTCAGAG GTTTCAGAAGGCCCAAGTATTGATTTTGGAAGTGAAGACGGAGTTAAGAAGATTAAAGTATGTGAA GTACTTGATATTGAAGAAATGGCATGGGCCCCAAAATATGGGTTGAAAGGCATGATTGATGCATCCTTGCGAGTAAATGTAAAATTCAACACCAGTAAACATAATGAGATGATTATGCCTCTCGAATTTAAAACTGGGAAGGCAACAAATGGACTG ACAGCTATGGAACATAATGCTCAAGTGATGCTGTATACCCTTCTAATGTCAGAAAG aTACTCGCAGCATATTGGACATGGTCTCCTGTATTATCTGCACACAGATCATACGCAG GGAATTACTGTTCGAAGATCTGACTTGGTTGGCCTAATAATGCGCCGTAATGAACTTGCAAATGATCTTCTCAAGACCACTATAACTCAACAACTGCCACCAATGTTACAG AGTCCAAATATGTGCAGAGGCTGTCGACACCTCAATGTCTGTACTGTTTATCATAAG gcaTATGGTGGCACCACAGAAGGTAGCGGTTTGGGCGGTGTGTTTGATTCACTTGTTAGCCATCTAACAATTGCACAtactaattttcttcaaaaatggGATCAGTTGATTGACTTGGAGGCTAAAGAAGTTGAG GTTGTAAAGAAAGAAATTTGGTGTTCACAAAGTTCAAAGAATGACTTTTACGCTTCTTACTTATCTTCTCTTGTCCTTGATACATCAGAACGAACCACACCAACAAACTTTTGCAAAGGAAatcaatttacttatcactttgtACATCGAGATTGGACTTCCTTGGGCACTCATCAACAGGATGGAGATGCTCTTAATAGTTATAATTTTCCCATGAAAAAGTTTGAATCCTCACTTAGGAATGGGGATTATGTG GTATTGAGCACTGAACCTGGTGGTATACTAATAGCTACTGGAGTTGTTGTAGATATGAGTTGCTCTCGCATCTCG GTATCTCTTTCCAAACGCTTAAGGCTTCCAGGTAGCAGCCGGACTTCACAGGCACAAGATCTTCATCAGCAGTTGTGGCGAATTCATAAAGATGAATTTATGGGTTCATTTGCAATTAtgag ATTCAACCTCATACAACTATTTCTGCAAAATGAGCAGAGTTCTCATCTGAGGAAGATGATAGTTGATCTGGAG GTGCCTAGGTTTGATAGTGGATGCCAATTTAGTCAAGACCCTGCCATCTCATACATTTGGTCAGAGAAAAACTTGAATGACGATCAGCGCCGAGCCATACTTAAG ATACTTACGGCAAAGGATTATGCGCTGATACTAGGAATGCCAGGGACAGGCAAAACATCCGCTATGGTCTATGCTGTGAAGGCGCTGTTGATGAGAGGTTCATCCATTTTGCTTACCTCCTATACAAACTCAGCTGTTGATAATCTGCTTCTCAAACTGAAGGCTCAG GGTATAGATTTTATTCGCATTGGAAGATATGAGGTTGTACACGAGGAAGTTCGAGAGAATTGCTTATCAA TGATGGACGCTCATGGTCTTGAAGAGATAAAGCAAAGGATAGATCAAAGCAAAGTTGTTGCTGTTACGTGTTTGGGGATAACTAGCCCATTGCTTTCAAACAAGAGATTTGATGTGTGTATCATGGATGAAGCCGGACAAACTACGTTGCCG GTATCATTGGGACCATTGACATTTGCATCAAAATTTGTTCTAGTTGGGGATCATTATCAATTACCACCACTCGTCCAG AGTGCAGAGGCTAGAGAAAATGGAATGGCAGTAAGCCTGTTCTGCAGACTCTCAGAAGCTCATCCCCAAGCAATTTGTGCTTTGCAAAGCCAG TACCGCATGTGTGCAGCCATAATGGCATTATCAAATGCCTTGATATATGGTAACAGATTGCGATGTGGTTCTTCTCAAGtagaaaatgccaaaatcaagTACACAACATTGCCATCTGGACCTGCGTGGATGAAGGAG GCTATGAATCCAGACAGACCTGTCGTCTTTATAAACACAG ATTTGTTGCTTGCATTTGAAACAAATGACCGTAAAGCCGTAAATAACCCAATGGAAGCAAATATCATTGCTGAG ATCGTGCGTAGGTTGTTGAGCAGAGGTATATTGGAGGAAGATATAGGCATCATTACACCCTACAACTCTCAGGTAGATCTTATCCGGCAATCTGTTTCCACATCAGTGGAGATACATACCATTGATAAATACCAG GGAAGGGATAAAGATTGCATTCTGCTATCCTTTGTAAGGTCAAGTGAAAATCCAAGAAACTATGTTTCTTCATTGCTTGGAGACTGGCACAGGATTAACGTGGCTCTTACACGTGCTAAG AAGAAGTTGATAATGGTAGGTTCATGCATTACACTATCAAACGTGCCTCTGCTAAAACTTCTCATAGAAAAGGTGGAAGAGCAAGGTGGCATTTTGACCGTCTCCAAGAAGGATATTGCTCATAAGCCGGAATTGAAGAGATGCTCCAACCTGAGATGA